The Alphaproteobacteria bacterium genome contains a region encoding:
- a CDS encoding excinuclease ABC subunit A: MTSLLEIRGAREHNLKNISVQLPKDKLVVITGLSGSGKSSLAFDTIYAEGQRRYVESLSAYARQFLQMMQKPQVDSIEGLSPAISIEQKTTSKNPRSTVGTVTEIYDYMRVLFARVGVPYSPATGKPIESQTISQMVDRIMALPEKSKILILAPIVRGRKGEYREEIQALRKQGFQRLKIDGVVYLMDDIPALDKNIKHDIAVVVDRLVVKPDLEARLAPTLETCVKLSDGLVIVENLTEPQTLLLSEKFSCPESGFSLAEIEPRLFSFNNPAGACPTCDGLGEKMAFSQDLIVPDGKKTIYEGAVAPWWGPFGDYYIQALQAVIAYLGHDPDTPFEKLPASIQKIIFHGSGTKAIPIQYEDDGRSYRVNKPFEGVLNNLERRWRETDSDRVRENLARYQVREPCSTCEGYRLKEEARAVKIAGMHIGQVSQLSVADCYAWFTSIFDKLKPQQQEIAKPILREIQDRLFFLKNVGLSYLTLARMAGTLSGGESQRIRLASQIGSGLTGVLYVLDEPSIGLHQRDNDRLLETLIRLRDIGNTVLVVEHDEEAIMAADYVVDMGPGAGARGGEIVAQGTPQEIIQNPKSLTGQYLSGKRKIDIPEHRRSFEHVLKIEGVTTNNLKNVTAEFPLGTFTLVTGVSGGGKSSLVINTLFPALQTHLNKTGQPGLHYKKLSGLQHIDKVIDIDQSPIGRTPRSNPVTYTGAFGPMRDWFAALPESKARGYAPGRFSFNVKGGQCEACQGDGVLKIEMHFLADVYVECDQCKGKRYNRETLEVKFKNYSIADVLNLTVDEAHDLFESVPAIRKKLDMLKRVGLGYVKVGQSAPTLSGGEAQRIKVAKELARASTGKTVYILDEPTTGLHFEDIRKLLEVLQALVDQGNTVIVIEHNLDVIKTADWVIDIGPEGGIGGGEIVATGTPEQITKKAQSITGQYLAPYLNKR; this comes from the coding sequence ATGACTTCCTTATTAGAAATTCGTGGTGCCCGCGAGCACAACCTCAAAAATATCTCTGTTCAATTGCCTAAAGATAAGCTTGTGGTGATTACGGGGCTAAGTGGATCTGGCAAATCCTCTTTGGCCTTTGATACCATTTATGCAGAAGGACAGCGCCGCTATGTTGAGAGCTTATCTGCCTATGCGCGCCAATTTTTGCAAATGATGCAAAAGCCCCAGGTTGATTCAATTGAGGGGCTTTCCCCAGCAATTTCCATTGAACAAAAGACCACATCGAAAAACCCCCGTTCAACGGTGGGAACGGTGACGGAAATCTATGATTACATGCGTGTCTTGTTTGCCCGGGTGGGTGTTCCTTATTCTCCAGCAACGGGCAAGCCGATTGAAAGTCAGACAATCAGCCAAATGGTCGATCGTATTATGGCCTTGCCGGAAAAAAGTAAAATTTTGATTCTTGCCCCAATTGTGCGGGGCCGAAAAGGGGAGTATCGAGAAGAAATCCAAGCGCTACGCAAGCAAGGGTTTCAACGTTTAAAAATTGATGGCGTGGTGTATCTGATGGATGATATTCCAGCTTTGGATAAAAACATAAAACACGACATTGCTGTGGTGGTGGACCGGCTGGTTGTCAAGCCAGATTTAGAGGCGCGTCTGGCGCCAACACTTGAGACGTGTGTGAAATTGAGTGATGGCTTGGTGATTGTTGAAAATCTGACTGAGCCGCAAACCCTATTGTTGTCGGAGAAGTTTTCATGTCCCGAGTCGGGCTTTAGTCTGGCTGAAATTGAACCTCGCTTGTTTTCATTTAATAACCCTGCAGGGGCGTGCCCCACTTGTGACGGCTTGGGTGAAAAGATGGCTTTTTCCCAAGACTTGATTGTTCCGGATGGAAAAAAAACCATCTATGAAGGGGCGGTGGCACCATGGTGGGGACCTTTTGGCGACTATTATATCCAAGCCTTACAAGCTGTGATTGCTTATTTAGGCCACGATCCGGATACGCCCTTTGAAAAATTACCGGCCTCTATTCAAAAGATTATTTTTCACGGATCAGGAACAAAAGCCATTCCCATTCAGTACGAGGATGACGGAAGATCTTATCGGGTGAATAAACCTTTTGAGGGGGTGCTCAATAACTTGGAACGTCGGTGGCGTGAGACAGATAGTGATCGCGTGCGAGAAAATTTAGCTCGCTATCAAGTGAGAGAACCGTGCTCGACCTGTGAGGGATATCGTCTGAAAGAAGAAGCAAGGGCGGTCAAAATTGCTGGTATGCACATTGGACAAGTCAGTCAGCTATCCGTTGCAGACTGCTATGCTTGGTTTACAAGTATTTTTGACAAATTGAAACCCCAACAGCAGGAAATTGCGAAACCTATTTTGCGGGAAATTCAAGACCGCTTGTTTTTTCTGAAGAATGTGGGATTAAGTTACCTAACCTTGGCGCGGATGGCGGGGACTCTTTCAGGGGGAGAGAGTCAACGGATTCGTTTGGCATCACAAATTGGATCTGGCTTGACCGGTGTTTTGTATGTCCTCGATGAGCCATCAATTGGTTTGCATCAGCGAGATAATGATCGCTTGCTGGAAACACTGATTCGTTTGCGAGATATTGGTAATACGGTTCTTGTGGTTGAACACGATGAAGAGGCCATCATGGCCGCTGATTACGTGGTTGATATGGGACCAGGCGCCGGGGCGCGTGGAGGTGAAATTGTGGCGCAGGGAACACCACAAGAAATTATTCAAAATCCGAAAAGTCTAACGGGACAATATTTATCAGGTAAAAGAAAAATAGACATTCCTGAGCACAGGCGTTCTTTTGAGCATGTCTTGAAGATTGAAGGTGTCACAACCAATAATCTGAAAAATGTCACCGCTGAATTTCCCTTGGGGACGTTTACGCTTGTGACAGGTGTTTCGGGTGGGGGGAAATCATCTCTGGTTATCAATACTCTTTTCCCAGCGCTGCAGACACATCTGAATAAAACAGGTCAACCCGGCTTACATTACAAAAAATTATCTGGACTTCAGCATATTGATAAAGTGATTGATATTGACCAGTCACCCATTGGTCGGACCCCTAGGTCCAATCCCGTTACATACACCGGTGCTTTTGGCCCTATGCGCGACTGGTTTGCTGCTTTGCCAGAGTCAAAAGCCCGTGGTTATGCCCCTGGCCGCTTTTCTTTCAACGTGAAAGGGGGGCAATGTGAAGCTTGCCAAGGAGATGGGGTTTTAAAGATCGAAATGCACTTTTTGGCCGATGTGTACGTGGAATGTGATCAGTGCAAGGGTAAGCGCTATAATCGGGAAACCCTTGAAGTTAAGTTCAAAAATTATTCCATTGCGGATGTTTTGAATCTGACTGTCGATGAAGCGCATGACTTGTTTGAAAGTGTGCCAGCCATTCGTAAGAAACTGGATATGCTGAAGCGGGTTGGGCTTGGCTATGTGAAGGTTGGGCAGTCGGCGCCGACTCTTTCTGGTGGTGAGGCTCAGCGGATTAAAGTGGCCAAAGAACTTGCCCGCGCGTCAACGGGGAAAACAGTTTATATTTTAGATGAACCTACAACCGGTTTGCATTTTGAAGACATTCGAAAACTTCTGGAAGTATTACAAGCGCTGGTCGATCAAGGGAATACCGTTATTGTCATTGAGCATAATTTAGATGTCATCAAAACAGCTGATTGGGTCATTGATATTGGGCCCGAAGGCGGGATAGGGGGCGGTGAAATTGTTGCCACAGGAACACCAGAACAAATAACAAAGAAGGCTCAAAGTATCACGGGTCAATACCTGGCGCCTTATTTGAATAAAAGGTGA
- a CDS encoding porphobilinogen synthase, producing MIRPARLRTRDVLRNVLTDIHLSASKLVSPLFVRMGTGIKKEIPTLPGHFQWSPDMLVGHVETLLNCGIQQVLLFGIPEYKDEKGSAAYLETGVIQEALKALEPLKNDLVIITDVCFCEYTNHGHCGQLSPCESQGRLDMEATCDMIALQALSHAQAGSQVIAPSGMVDGMVAAIRTKLDQNGFGHIPILSYAVKYASQFYGPFRAAAEGAPKEGDRRSYQCDYRRMHEWQLETDLDVKEGADMLMVKPAGYYLDVIHQIKYRYPEIPLYSYQVSGEYAMIKKAVSAGLVHEKAIEESLIGIFRAGADCVITYFAQEVARRLKQ from the coding sequence ATGATTCGACCTGCCCGCCTTCGCACACGTGATGTTCTTAGAAATGTTCTGACAGATATTCATCTTAGCGCTTCTAAGCTTGTATCCCCCCTTTTTGTTAGGATGGGAACAGGGATTAAAAAAGAAATTCCAACCTTGCCGGGGCATTTTCAATGGAGCCCTGACATGCTTGTGGGTCATGTAGAGACCCTGCTAAACTGTGGTATTCAGCAAGTTCTTTTGTTTGGTATTCCAGAATACAAAGATGAAAAAGGTTCTGCAGCCTATTTGGAGACCGGGGTTATTCAAGAAGCGTTAAAAGCTTTGGAACCCTTAAAGAATGATCTTGTGATCATAACCGATGTTTGTTTTTGCGAATACACGAATCATGGCCACTGTGGACAGCTCTCCCCCTGTGAAAGCCAGGGACGACTAGATATGGAAGCAACATGTGATATGATTGCTTTGCAAGCTTTGTCTCATGCTCAGGCAGGGAGTCAAGTGATTGCGCCCAGCGGTATGGTGGATGGGATGGTTGCAGCGATTCGAACAAAGCTGGATCAGAATGGCTTTGGCCATATTCCGATTTTATCTTATGCTGTTAAATATGCTTCTCAATTTTATGGACCTTTTCGGGCAGCCGCTGAAGGGGCGCCCAAAGAAGGGGATCGGCGCAGTTACCAATGTGATTATCGTCGGATGCATGAGTGGCAACTTGAGACGGATCTGGATGTCAAAGAGGGAGCAGACATGCTGATGGTTAAACCAGCTGGATATTATTTGGATGTGATCCATCAAATAAAATACCGTTATCCAGAAATTCCGCTTTATAGCTATCAAGTGAGTGGTGAGTATGCGATGATTAAAAAGGCAGTGAGTGCGGGACTCGTTCATGAAAAAGCCATTGAAGAGTCTTTAATTGGCATTTTTAGAGCAGGGGCTGACTGTGTCATTACCTATTTTGCCCAGGAAGTTGCAAGGAGATTGAAGCAATGA
- a CDS encoding metal ABC transporter permease, whose product MKTFSTYDLLKKIFFYCYQSTQKKIKYAFWTTLLILISGKVFSSVAPLVFKEGLNALSTPEGSLFYPFIMIILYGVCYLLGGSMMALKDLIFIPVDMNAVRTMALSLFKKIHQLSYDFHIQRKTGALNSVFEKGITSLELFLRFFVFNTIPMILEVLLVFGFLIAFYKAVYAAVIFLTLVSYVFYTVRIANKKTHQAREMNKRQNEANAYAIDSLMNYETIKSFGREALDQSNYGSLFAEAQEARKKTFVSLSMLNIGQVVIMGLGLTLLLVMAFHDVKKGTFGVGDIVLLNMYLLQLFGPLSNLGFSYREMKIALTHIEQVEEIMSEPLSVVDQLEAKPIVVQQGEIVFKNVSFKYLNRSDLLKNLSLTIPAKKRVAIVGDSGAGKSTITRLLMRFYDVSSGQILIDGQDIQSVTQESLRSALGIVPQDVVLFNTSIYDNISFAKPGATSVEIENAAKVALIHDFILELPHGYQTVVGERGLKLSGGEKQRVAIARLALKQPKIYIFDEATSSLDMHTEREIQSNLNRLSKGFTTLVIAHRLSTIVDADLIFFMKNGEIIQGTHHQLLSKGGAYATLWHTQKKEEKS is encoded by the coding sequence ATGAAAACATTTTCAACATATGATTTGCTTAAAAAAATATTTTTCTATTGCTATCAATCCACACAGAAAAAAATTAAGTATGCGTTTTGGACCACCCTTCTCATTCTTATTTCAGGTAAAGTTTTTTCCAGTGTTGCTCCCTTGGTTTTTAAGGAGGGCTTGAATGCTTTATCAACACCTGAAGGCTCTCTGTTTTATCCTTTCATAATGATCATTCTGTATGGAGTTTGTTATCTCTTAGGAGGTAGCATGATGGCGCTGAAAGATCTGATTTTCATCCCTGTTGATATGAATGCTGTGCGAACCATGGCATTGAGTCTATTCAAAAAAATTCATCAGCTTAGCTATGATTTTCACATACAGAGAAAGACAGGAGCGTTAAACTCTGTTTTTGAAAAAGGGATCACCAGCCTTGAGCTATTCCTTCGCTTTTTCGTGTTTAATACAATTCCCATGATCCTTGAGGTGTTGTTGGTTTTTGGATTTTTGATCGCTTTTTATAAGGCAGTTTATGCTGCGGTCATCTTTTTAACGCTCGTGAGTTATGTTTTTTATACTGTGCGAATAGCGAACAAAAAAACACACCAAGCCCGTGAAATGAATAAACGTCAAAATGAAGCCAACGCTTATGCTATTGATAGTTTGATGAATTATGAAACGATCAAATCTTTTGGCCGAGAAGCTCTTGATCAAAGTAACTATGGTTCTTTGTTTGCTGAGGCGCAAGAAGCCCGTAAGAAAACGTTTGTGAGTTTGAGCATGCTCAATATTGGTCAAGTCGTTATTATGGGTTTAGGGTTAACGTTACTGCTTGTGATGGCGTTTCATGATGTCAAAAAGGGGACCTTTGGCGTTGGTGATATTGTGTTGCTAAACATGTATCTGCTCCAGCTTTTTGGGCCTTTGTCTAATTTAGGATTCAGTTACCGGGAGATGAAAATTGCCTTGACACATATTGAACAAGTTGAAGAAATTATGTCTGAACCTTTGAGCGTCGTCGATCAATTGGAGGCTAAGCCAATAGTGGTTCAGCAGGGAGAAATTGTTTTTAAAAATGTTTCTTTTAAGTACCTAAACCGCTCCGACTTGTTAAAAAATTTAAGCTTAACCATCCCCGCGAAAAAACGCGTTGCGATCGTTGGTGATAGTGGCGCAGGTAAATCCACCATAACACGATTGTTGATGCGCTTTTATGATGTGTCTTCAGGTCAGATTTTAATTGATGGCCAAGATATTCAGTCGGTTACACAAGAGAGCTTAAGAAGCGCATTAGGGATTGTTCCGCAAGATGTGGTTCTGTTTAACACAAGTATCTATGACAATATCTCTTTTGCAAAACCAGGTGCGACTTCGGTGGAAATTGAAAACGCAGCTAAAGTTGCTTTGATTCATGATTTTATTTTAGAGTTGCCGCACGGGTATCAAACAGTGGTTGGAGAGAGGGGGTTAAAACTCTCTGGTGGAGAAAAACAACGTGTTGCAATTGCACGCCTGGCATTGAAGCAACCGAAAATTTATATTTTTGATGAAGCGACTTCTTCCTTGGATATGCATACCGAAAGAGAAATACAGAGTAACCTGAACCGCCTATCAAAAGGGTTTACGACGCTGGTGATTGCTCACCGTTTATCAACCATTGTTGATGCTGATCTGATCTTTTTTATGAAGAATGGTGAAATCATTCAGGGTACGCATCATCAGCTTCTCTCAAAAGGCGGCGCCTATGCAACCTTATGGCATACCCAGAAAAAAGAAGAAAAATCTTAA